In one window of Mesoplodon densirostris isolate mMesDen1 chromosome 4, mMesDen1 primary haplotype, whole genome shotgun sequence DNA:
- the ARPP19 gene encoding cAMP-regulated phosphoprotein 19: MSAEVPEAASAEEQKEMEDKVTSPEKAEEAKLKARYPHLGQKPGGSDFLRKRLQKGQKYFDSGDYNMAKAKMKNKQLPTAAPDKTEVTGDHIPTPQDLPQRKPSLVASKLAG; encoded by the exons ATGTCCGCGGAAGTCCCCGAGGCAGCCTCCGCGGAGGAGCAGAAG gaaATGGAAGACAAAGTGACTAGTCCAGAGAAAGCTgaagaagcaaaattaaaagCAAGGTATCCTCATCTGGGACAAAAGCCTGGAGGTtcagattttttaaggaaacgatTGCAGAAAGGG caaaaatattttgattctgGGGATTACAACATGGCTAAAGCGAAAATGAAGAACAAGCAACTTCCTACTGCAGCTCCGGATAAGACAGAAGTCACTGGTGACCACATTCCTACTCCACAGGACCTTCCTCAACGGAAACCATCTCTTGTTGCTAGCAAGCTGGCTGGCTGA